A genomic stretch from Anoplopoma fimbria isolate UVic2021 breed Golden Eagle Sablefish chromosome 8, Afim_UVic_2022, whole genome shotgun sequence includes:
- the echdc2 gene encoding enoyl-CoA hydratase domain-containing protein 2, mitochondrial: MAALLHRLAGPRCSPRRWMGVILRQTHSRTSALTPRGGGLQLAGHGRSVAAYCGAQSRGQHTEVVEKVQVDVKRLEGEDNGIVEVLMCRHKARNALGYVFVSQMRDLVTALSMDVAAKVVIFRSLVPGVFCAGADLKERAGMNNAECDLFVHRLRTLMTQIASLPMPTIAAMDGAALGGGLELAMACDLRTAALSAQMGLIETTRGLLPGAGGSQRLPRTIGMALAKELIFTGKRVGGQVALEIGLVNRAVEQNQSGDAAHREALSLAREILPQAPVAVRLAKEAINRGSEVDMTSAMAIERMCYNRVIFTQDRKEGMASFLEKRPPRFTGQ, from the exons ATGGCAGCTCTCCTCCACAGACTGGCCGGTCCCAGGTGCTCACCGAGGCGGTGGATGGGAGTGATTCTGCGGCAGACGCACAGCCGAACCTCCGCTCTGACCCCCCGGGGCGGTGGGCTGCAGCTGGCCGGCCACGGTCGCTCTGTGGCGGCCTACTGTGGCGCTCAGAGCCGGGGGCAGCACACGGAGGTGGTGGAAAAAGTTCAGGTGGATGTAAAGCGGTTAGAGGGTGAAGACAATG gCATAGTGGAGGTGTTGATGTGCCGACACAAGGCAAGAAACGCTCTGggatatgtgtttgtgtcacag ATGAGGGATCTGGTGACCGCTCTGTCCATGGACGTAGCAGCTAAGGTGGTCATCTTCAGGAGTTTGGTTCCCGGTGTTTTCTGTGCAG GTGCAGACCTGAAGGAGAGGGCCGGGATGAACAACGCTGAGTGCGATCTGTTTGTTCACCGCCTGCGAACGCTCATGACTCAGATCG CTTCGTTGCCCATGCCGACCATTGCTGCGATGGACGGCGCCGCCCTGGGAGGCGGGCTGGAGTTGGCCATGGCCTGTGACCTCCGCACCGCCG ctctcTCTGCACAGATGGGTCTGATTGAGACGACGCGGGGGCTGCTCCCGGGGGCGG GGGGCAGTCAGCGGCTGCCGCGGACCATCGGCATGGCTCTGGCCAAAGAGCTCATCTTCACAG gaaaGCGTGTGGGGGGGCAGGTGGCTCTGGAGATCGGGCTGGTGAACAGAGCTGTTGAACAGAACCAGAGCGGAGACGCAGCGCACAGAGAGGCACTCAGCCTGGCCAGAGAGATACTGCCGCAG GCTCCCGTCGCTGTGCGGCTGGCAAAAGAGGCGATAAACCGAGGCAGCGAG GTCGACATGACTTCAGCAATGGCAATAGAGAGGATGTGTTATAATCGG GTCATCTTCACGCAGGACAGAAAGGAGGGAATGGCGTCCTTCCTGGAGAAGAGACCCCCGCGCTTCACCGGGCAATAA